The Poriferisphaera corsica DNA segment GGCGCAACCCCCGTCTACTACAACACCTGGGCCAAAGCTCACCTCCCCAACGAAGCCGATGAAATCAACGGCATGTATCACGAGGTCGCACTCGCCAACGACGGCATCCTCGCCCCTGTCGGCGCAGCCTGGCAATACCTCATCGACAACAAAGACAAACACAACCTCACACTTCATCTCGTAGACCGTTCACACCCTTCCGCCCAAGGCACATACCTCAACGCCGCAATCTTCTACAGCGTTTTCACCGGCAAATCCCCCGTCGGCCTCAAATTCCGTAAGTCCAAAGGCTACATCATGGGTAAGGGGCAATATGAAAAGCTCAAAAAGAAACACCCCAACCTCAACAACGACAACGTCGACACCACACACGCCAACACCACCATCAATATCCTCCAAAAAGCCGCATGGTATACTATTCAAAAGTACCAAAAAGAAAACAAAATCCCGGTCACTGCCAAACAAGCTGAACTAATCGTTCAATAGAGACAATGCCCAAGCAATCATCTACAAACGGACAACTCCTTGAGAAGATGGAAACCTTCCTCTTCTCGCTCCCTCACGTGTTCGCAACCATCCAATGGGGCGGTAAAGCCTACAAGCTCCCCGACACCAAAGGCAATAAAAGCAAACCCAAACTCTTCATCTTCTCAACGCTCGGCTCAGACGACGACGGCTCATACCTGCACGCCGAATTCAAACTCCCACTTCAACAAGCCAACGACGCTGTCGAAAAATACGATTGGCTCAACTTTTCTACCTTCGGTAATTGGGCCAAAAACGGCTGGTGCTCCGCCAAAATCCGCAAAACCGCTCACCTCAAGCCGCTCCTCGCACTCTTCAAAATCACCTACGAAAATCTGCCCAAACCAGCCGAAACATCAGAACCTAAAACTGCAAAACGTCCTTCCAACTCAAAGAACAAACAACAACAGACAACCTCGTCTCCAATCGCACGTAAAATTGATCGCGTCATGGATCAGATCACCCTACCGCCTGATGACGAAGCCTTCGATCGGCTGTAAAATACCTCGCTACATACAACCACACCGTGTTGTATGCATGCCCTAACCGCATGCCTTTTTTCGTCATCGACCTTTGCCTGTGAGTCCACGATGCCCGACACCTATATCATTGCCGCTCTCTACCACTTCACCAAGCTCGAAGATTTCAAAGATCTGCGCGTCCCTCTAATGGACCACTGCAAGCAGTACAACATCACCGGCACACTCCTCCTCGCCGCAGAAGGCATCAACGGCACCATCGCAGGCTCACGATCCGACATCGACTCGATCCTCACCTATCTCCGTTCCGATCCACGTCTCGCCAACCTCGATCACAAAGAATCAACCGACACGCAAAACCCATTCCGCCGCATGAAGGTTCGGCTCAAAAAAGAAATCGTCACCATGGGCGTCCCCGACATCGACCCCAATCAAACCGTTGGCACGTACGTCTCACCACAAGACTGGAACAACCTGCTCAACGATCCCGACACCATTCTCGTCGACACCCGCAACGACTACGAGTACGCCATCGGCACCTTCAAAAACGCGATCGACCCACAAACCGAATCCTTCCGTGAGTTCCCTGAATGGATCAAGCAGAACCTCCCCACAGAGCAGTACAAAGACAAAAAAATCGCCATGTTCTGCACCGGCGGCATCCGCTGTGAAAAAGCCACCGCATACATGCGTCAGTTAGGCTTCCCAAACGTCTACCACCTCAAAGGCGGCATCCTCAAATATCTCGAAACCGTCCCCGAAGAACAATCCCTCTGGGAAGGTGATTGCTACGTCTTCGACGGCCGCGTCTCCGTCAAACACAATCTCGTCCCCGGCAACTTCGACATGTGTTACGCCTGCGGCCTCCCCATCACACAATCCGATACCACCCACGCCGACTACGAGCCCGGTGTCTCCTGCCCCACATGCATCAGCCAGACCACCGACAAGCAAAAAGACCGCTTCCGTGACCGCCAAAGACAACTCACCACCACCCAATCATGACTCACACTCCTCCCGCCTTGTAACCGACCCCCAAGACACATTAAAATACAGTCTCAGTGGAACCCCTGTTATCGCCTGCTAATCACGCAAAGGAACCAACCATGCCGCGATTGCGTCCACTATCCATTTGTCTTCTATTTATCCTCTTCGCCACGTCTTCTGTCTTCGCACAAACCGGCAACACCCCTGAAGATAAAGGCCCCATCCAAGTCTTCATCCTTTCCGGGCAATCCAACATGGATGGCCGCGGCGTCCCCGAAAAACTCACGCCCGATCAACTCAAACTCGTCACTCCTTCTCCCGACATCCTCTACTACTTCCACCTCATGCCCGGCCTCGACTACGCCGAAATCGGCAACCACAAATGGGAACAACTCGCCATTTTCACCAATCGCTGGAAAGCAAAACAGTTCGGCCCAGAAATCACTTTCGCCAAATCCATCGCAAAAAACATGCCTAATCAAAAGATAGCCATCCTCAAACTCTCACAAGGCGGCGCAAACCTCTACCGCGATTTCTCTCCCACCATCAACGACGAGGAAATCCACGGCTACCATCTCTACCCATGGCTTACACGCACGGCTCACCGCGCAATCGGCCGCCTCGAGCAAATGGGCTATCAACCCAAGATCAACGCATTCATCTGGGTTCATGGCTGGTCAGATGCTTTCGCCTCCGAAGCCTCTGCCAACAATTATGAAAAAAACCTCACCGAGTTTTTTCAGTATGTTCGTCGTGATTTCGACAACCCCAAACTCCCCATCGTTTTTTCACAGATCAACCCCGACATCAAAGTGAAATGGGCCCCGCCCGTTCTCTCCGCTCAGACCGCAGTCGCCGCCGCTGATCAAAACAGCATCATGATTCCTTCCACCGACCTTACCCTCCTCGAGGACGGCGCTCACTTCACCCCCGACTCCTACATCACCCTCGGCAACAACCTCGCCAACGCTTACATCAAACTCAAATCCCAACTGGATGAAGCCGAGAAGGAAGCGAAGACCACCGAAGCAATCTCCGAATAAACCTCATCCAATTATCAGCTAATAAACCCGCCCACAAATGCGTGCGGGTTTTTCTTTGCCAAACAATCTTATGCCACATTGATCCAACAATTGCCTCTCGAAACCTTACTTAAAGGCCCACCATCTTCAATCAAATCCACCTCAACCATGAAAAAACCCGCTAAAAATAGCGGGTTTTCTTACATCCATATCTTTACCAACTCATCCCACTCTACGCCGCATCAATCCCAACACCCCACCAACACCAAGCAGCATCAACCCACTCGGCTCAGGAATCTGCATCGTAAATACACCACTCGAATGATCCATAAACACTAGCCCGATCGCCAACATGCCATCACTATTCAACCAAAAACTATGCTCATCAATCGTTTTAATCTCACGCATATCCCCACCACCAACATCAAACAAATCCCCTTCCTTCACGAGCAGCGACAATACACCTTCCGTGTCATACAGCAACACGCCATGCCCAACGCCACCATCCGCCTCAACACTTGAATTGAAAACCATATTCCCAACAGCATCCGTAAATAGTTCAATGCCTTCTTCATACTGAGGCATATGATTTTCATACCGAGATCCGTGATAAACAAACTCACGCCCATTCGTCCCCACATACGTCTCATCCGCATCCGCCGCCACAATCAATTCATCCCCTTCCCATACAATTAACTCAAAATCACGAGACGGCCAACTATCGGGCACATATCCAATTAGCCCAACGCGTCCATTCTCAGAAATCACCATCTCATCCTGAAAACGAAATTCCGACAAGCCTTCCTTGTTTGCCCAGCTATCCTTGTAACTTAATAACCGACCAGCATGCACTAACTCACCATCTCGCTTAACTAATAAATCAATACATGCCATATAATCTGTATCAGAAACCGATGACATCGCTATGAACGCCAGATCACCCCGTGAATTGGTCGCCAATGGATATGGCAACGCATACCCATCCATACTCGCAGAAACCGATCCATCCACCGCATTAACCACATCTTCCCCAGTCACCAACGTTTCAAATCCCTCCCCATTAAACTTCACAATCTTGCTCCCCTCATCAGTCCGAAGCCCCATCACCAACCCACCATCAGCACTCGGCTTGTAAATCTCCGTCATCCCCTCCGGGTTAGGCCGCAACATCACCTGCAACCCCAGCCTATCTTCACTTGAAGTCGTGCTCGTCGATGCGATCACCCGATCCTCGCCGGTTTCAGCCGAACGATAAACAAATGCATCATCATATCCCTGATGAGCGCCAACCTGCCTGACCGTCCCCATCCCCATCTGATATATCCCAGTCACCCCCTTATCGACCGCATCTGATGCACCCGGCTCATTACGATATATCTCACTAACCCCGCCATCGTTCCATTCGTAATATAGATTCGCCCTGTCCTCCGCCAGGCTGCCCGACTTACTGCCAAAATAAAGATTCCCATTCATCCACTGCAACTTCGTATGCAGCCATGCCTGCGTCTCTTCATATAAAACCGTCCCACCAATATTTCCATCACTATCAAACCGTTTGACCAACATTCGGCTATCAGAATCTACATCATATAAATCAACCGTATCAACAAACCCAATCTGCCCATCATCACCTATCGCCGCCATCGCGTAATGGTACGCTTCCTGATTCTTCTCAAGCTCCCCATAATCGATCGATGCCTCAAAATGATCAACCGTATTCCAACTCATCACTGCCCCGCTAGATACACTGCACAGCAGCACACCAGCAACTAAGCTACTACTCAACGCGCACAAGTTCATGACTTTCCCTCTCGCTCAACGATCCAAATTAATGCCTATACACCGCCACACACATCCTATCTGCCTCAAAATAATAACACATATTTACCCGGCAACCTATCGGCAGCAAACTTTACTCATCCAAATGCAACATCTTTTCGTTAACAATTAATTTAAAAAAAGGCCGCAATACTTTGCGGCCTTTTACCATTGTTTTCTAGCATGATTTCGCCATCAACTCACCCCACTCTACGACGCACCAATCCTAACACCCCACCAACACCCAGCAGCACCATCCCGCTCGGCTCAGGTATCTGCATTGTAAACACACCCTGCGATCCATCCGTAAAAATCAAACCAACTGCCAATAGTCCCCGATCATTCATCGACAAACTATATTCATTGATGAACGAAATCTCACGCAGATCCTCACCCACTCCCGCATCAACATCAAACAGATCCCCTGCTTTCACAAGTAGCGAAAGCACCCCGTCTGTGTCATACCAAACGATACCACCATACAACTCACCATTCTCCTCAACGACCGTATTGAAAACAATATTGCCCGTCAAGTCATTGAACATGTTTGTATTATCACCTCGATTGCCCTCCACTAGTCCATTCTTCCTACCAGCAAACACAAACGCTCTACCATTCTTCCCGACATAAGTCTCACCAATTTGTCCCGCAATTCTCAGCTCACCATCCTCAACTACGTAAAAGGCCTGCTCATTATCAAAATCACCAATTTGATCACTTGCCACAAAAGCATACCGACTATCCTCAGTCAACACTGCAGCATCAACCGAGTAAATTAACGGACCACCATCGACCTGCCACGGACTACTATTCGCATCAAGACGCCCCAAAGCCACGATATGCTCAAGATCATCCCCTTGCTTAAAAAACAAATCATACCCATACCGCTTACCACTCAATTCACTATAAGTAACGAATGCCATATCTCCGCTCTCATTGAACGCAACCCCTTGCCGGCTCTGCTCATAAGCACCATCAACTTGCGTTCTGATCGCTCCATCTACTTTACCGACCAGATCATCGCCCGTGATGTAATCTTCAATCGTCTGCCCATCAAATCTCATGATCGCACTAGAGCCATCTTTCTTCTGCACACTCAGAAGCCGTGATCCATCTTCCAAACTAAAAACCTGATCCATCCAAGACGAGATTTTATCGCCATAGTACAATGGCGACTTCAAATATTGAACATTCAGTGCATCCCCATAAGCAGCATTCTCATCCCCGGTATAAGCAATGACCTTTGGCGCTGCATCCCAGCCCGAATAATAAGCATAAAAAACTTCTTCATTTTGTAAGAAACTCGCGATGTAACTCCCATCCTCCTGCAACCCACTTACCCCTAAAACTCGCTCAGCTTCAATACCAAAATCCCCAATCCCCTTCACATGCAATGCTTCCCCATTAAAATAAGTAAGCTTCTCCTCCCACTCCCACGTATCATTGTCAATCTCAATCAACTTCGTAAGAATCCTCCCACCCGCTATAACGTCGTGTTGTTGAAACATAAAGGAATGATTCTGATATCGATATATTGGCGTCATCTGTTTATTCGGTGAATACACACGAGATTCAGAATATTTCAGTTCTCCACCTGCAAAAATATTTTCAGCAATATACGTGCGATAAAAAATCTGACCAGCATCGTCAACATTCACATAATGATTCTGCCAATACGCCTCATCCCTTTGTTCATAATACGCATCCTTATAAACATCAACCGTATCCCACACGTATGGCTCAGCCACCACCCTATCGCCCACACTACCCAACAATCCAGCCATACCAATAGCCAACCCGAAACGTCTACTTACACCATAGCCCATATTTATTTCCCTCAGAATATATCACTGTAATCCTAGAATCTAACAATCGTATCTTATCAAAACTCAACCCCATCAAGCAACAACGACCAAAGCGAAGTTGAATGATCGCGATTTTAACGATGCACATCTCTCTAACTTCTTGTCCATTTTGCCCATCTTCACAAAAAGCCCGCATTTCTGCTGGCTTTTATAGATTTACATGTTTTTAACTGACGAACCTAAAAATCCCAAACTAACTCATGGTTAGCCACGCATTCAGCCAGCTGCATATAATCCTGCGCACCATTACAATTGACATCATAATCAAAGATCGACTGACCAAACGACGGCGACTCCGCCAACTTAATATTTCTGCGAATCGGCGGATCAAAAATCTTTGCCTGCGACCAAGGCTCATCCCCACCCTGCGCCCCCTCTAAAAACCCTTCTAAATCACCGATCACTTCACCCGCCAAAATCGTCTGCCCTTCATGCATACAAAGCACGATCCCCGCAACCTGCAAGTTTGGATTGAAACCCTGCCTCAACATCGTAATCGTCTCAAACAATTTACCCATCCCCTGCAACGCCAAGAAGTGCGCCTGCATCGGCACAATCACTTCCTTCGATAACGTCAACGCGTTAATCGTCAACAAACCCAGCGACGGCGGGCAATCAAGTAATATAAAATCATACTCCTTCGCAATCGGCTTCACCTTCGTTCGAAGCACCGACTGCGCCGCGCCCGTCACCACTTTATCCGCCAACTCACTCTCCACTCCAGCCAGACTCACATCCGCCGGCAAAACATCCAGTTTCTCATAACCTTCAATCGACTGCCGTATATCCGCCGCCGTCACCTCATCATCAACCAACAAGTCATAAATCGTCTGCTCCAACTGTTCCGGATCAACACCCAAGTACAACGTCAGATGCGCCTGAGGATCTAAATCCAATAACAACACCCGATATCCAAGCCGCCCAAGCGCCGCACCAAGATTAACCGCCGTCGTTGTCTTACCCACCCCGCCTTTCTGATTCATGAGCGCAATCACGCGCGGCGACTTCAATCGCTTCACTTCACCGCCCTGCTTCTTGACCGGCTTCTCAACCGCCACCTCTTGCTCCGACTTCTCCGATTGCTCAGCAGGCTCGTCAACCTCATTCTTTTCTTCTTGCCCCGTTCGCTCATCCAGCGATTCCAACAATTCATCCGCGCTCACCATCTGAATCTCAGCTAGCTTCTCATCACCAATCACATCTCCCCCGCCTTCAACCTCGCGACTGACTATCTCATGATTAGTCTCGCCCGCCATATCCATACCATGATTTTCTATCGCATGGTTAGCCTGAACATCTGCCGCCCGCCTGATCTCAATCTCCTCCACCTTCATACCACTATCCTCACCCCCACTCCCCCCGCCATTCCCCATGGGCATCTCTTCCATCAATTGACCATCACCCACAAATTCCTCCGCATCAGGACCAAGCCCCGCGCTCACACTCACTGCGCCAATCCCCCACATCTCTCCAACCCCCATATCATCTCCGCCACCCAAAACTTCCACCTGTTTCTTTTCTTCCTCATCAGCACTGACCACCTGCCCCGCATTCACAACCTCTTCACGCGCTGCCGGAATGGACCACGATCCTCCGCCCGTCATGATCCCCCCCACAACTGATTCACCCACGCCATCACTTACCACGCCAACAGATTCATCAGCCACCCCCTCCACGTTCGCCTGATCGCTTCCCACCTCCACAGGCTTGCCCACCGGGATATTCATCCCTTCACCGCTACCCGCGCTGTTGGATTCAAATGCGTACTCAGAATGATTCGTTGGCTGGTCGGTCACGGCCGCCTCCCTGCTTGCTGGTCTTCTCAAATTTCCTGCTCACAGTATATCAACACAGCCCCCGACTGTGCCCCGATAAATCACCTCATCTTCCTCCAAAATCCCCCTTCCAAACCCCTTATCCACACTTTATTGCCCCTGTTCACACCGCATCACAGCCCATCGGCTAGCCCATACCCTCAATCTGTGAACAATTTCTGCACAACCAGGCCGATAACATTCCCATTTCTACACACTCCCCCCCAACTCAGCCGATACATAGGGTTATACCTGCTCTCAACAAGGGACATTTCCATCGAATGTTCCCCACTCATCGCCTCTAATCTTAACCCCAATCCCCTGCTCTAACCCGCACCCCCGCAACCCGCTTCACAGCCCCAAAAATCGCACTTTTGTGCCTCCTCCGCAGGATTTGGCAAAACGAACATATATAGTTACGCTTAACCACTCAGTGCAAGACGCTTGATCGCTCTT contains these protein-coding regions:
- a CDS encoding sialate O-acetylesterase, translated to MPRLRPLSICLLFILFATSSVFAQTGNTPEDKGPIQVFILSGQSNMDGRGVPEKLTPDQLKLVTPSPDILYYFHLMPGLDYAEIGNHKWEQLAIFTNRWKAKQFGPEITFAKSIAKNMPNQKIAILKLSQGGANLYRDFSPTINDEEIHGYHLYPWLTRTAHRAIGRLEQMGYQPKINAFIWVHGWSDAFASEASANNYEKNLTEFFQYVRRDFDNPKLPIVFSQINPDIKVKWAPPVLSAQTAVAAADQNSIMIPSTDLTLLEDGAHFTPDSYITLGNNLANAYIKLKSQLDEAEKEAKTTEAISE
- a CDS encoding ParA family protein; protein product: MTDQPTNHSEYAFESNSAGSGEGMNIPVGKPVEVGSDQANVEGVADESVGVVSDGVGESVVGGIMTGGGSWSIPAAREEVVNAGQVVSADEEEKKQVEVLGGGDDMGVGEMWGIGAVSVSAGLGPDAEEFVGDGQLMEEMPMGNGGGSGGEDSGMKVEEIEIRRAADVQANHAIENHGMDMAGETNHEIVSREVEGGGDVIGDEKLAEIQMVSADELLESLDERTGQEEKNEVDEPAEQSEKSEQEVAVEKPVKKQGGEVKRLKSPRVIALMNQKGGVGKTTTAVNLGAALGRLGYRVLLLDLDPQAHLTLYLGVDPEQLEQTIYDLLVDDEVTAADIRQSIEGYEKLDVLPADVSLAGVESELADKVVTGAAQSVLRTKVKPIAKEYDFILLDCPPSLGLLTINALTLSKEVIVPMQAHFLALQGMGKLFETITMLRQGFNPNLQVAGIVLCMHEGQTILAGEVIGDLEGFLEGAQGGDEPWSQAKIFDPPIRRNIKLAESPSFGQSIFDYDVNCNGAQDYMQLAECVANHELVWDF
- a CDS encoding DUF7453 family protein, yielding MNLCALSSSLVAGVLLCSVSSGAVMSWNTVDHFEASIDYGELEKNQEAYHYAMAAIGDDGQIGFVDTVDLYDVDSDSRMLVKRFDSDGNIGGTVLYEETQAWLHTKLQWMNGNLYFGSKSGSLAEDRANLYYEWNDGGVSEIYRNEPGASDAVDKGVTGIYQMGMGTVRQVGAHQGYDDAFVYRSAETGEDRVIASTSTTSSEDRLGLQVMLRPNPEGMTEIYKPSADGGLVMGLRTDEGSKIVKFNGEGFETLVTGEDVVNAVDGSVSASMDGYALPYPLATNSRGDLAFIAMSSVSDTDYMACIDLLVKRDGELVHAGRLLSYKDSWANKEGLSEFRFQDEMVISENGRVGLIGYVPDSWPSRDFELIVWEGDELIVAADADETYVGTNGREFVYHGSRYENHMPQYEEGIELFTDAVGNMVFNSSVEADGGVGHGVLLYDTEGVLSLLVKEGDLFDVGGGDMREIKTIDEHSFWLNSDGMLAIGLVFMDHSSGVFTMQIPEPSGLMLLGVGGVLGLMRRRVG
- the trhO gene encoding oxygen-dependent tRNA uridine(34) hydroxylase TrhO, with translation MPDTYIIAALYHFTKLEDFKDLRVPLMDHCKQYNITGTLLLAAEGINGTIAGSRSDIDSILTYLRSDPRLANLDHKESTDTQNPFRRMKVRLKKEIVTMGVPDIDPNQTVGTYVSPQDWNNLLNDPDTILVDTRNDYEYAIGTFKNAIDPQTESFREFPEWIKQNLPTEQYKDKKIAMFCTGGIRCEKATAYMRQLGFPNVYHLKGGILKYLETVPEEQSLWEGDCYVFDGRVSVKHNLVPGNFDMCYACGLPITQSDTTHADYEPGVSCPTCISQTTDKQKDRFRDRQRQLTTTQS
- a CDS encoding DUF7453 family protein, producing the protein MGYGVSRRFGLAIGMAGLLGSVGDRVVAEPYVWDTVDVYKDAYYEQRDEAYWQNHYVNVDDAGQIFYRTYIAENIFAGGELKYSESRVYSPNKQMTPIYRYQNHSFMFQQHDVIAGGRILTKLIEIDNDTWEWEEKLTYFNGEALHVKGIGDFGIEAERVLGVSGLQEDGSYIASFLQNEEVFYAYYSGWDAAPKVIAYTGDENAAYGDALNVQYLKSPLYYGDKISSWMDQVFSLEDGSRLLSVQKKDGSSAIMRFDGQTIEDYITGDDLVGKVDGAIRTQVDGAYEQSRQGVAFNESGDMAFVTYSELSGKRYGYDLFFKQGDDLEHIVALGRLDANSSPWQVDGGPLIYSVDAAVLTEDSRYAFVASDQIGDFDNEQAFYVVEDGELRIAGQIGETYVGKNGRAFVFAGRKNGLVEGNRGDNTNMFNDLTGNIVFNTVVEENGELYGGIVWYDTDGVLSLLVKAGDLFDVDAGVGEDLREISFINEYSLSMNDRGLLAVGLIFTDGSQGVFTMQIPEPSGMVLLGVGGVLGLVRRRVG